The genome window CGCAAGGCTGCCAATTGGTCTTCATAAATCGATTTGGTATCGTGCAACAGGCGGCCGATCAGCGTGCTTTTACCGTCGTCGACGCTGCCGCAGGTCAAAAAACGCAGGAGCTGCTTGTGCTCATGCTGGGCCAGATAGGCAAGAATATCCGTTTCGATCAATTGTTCGGATGGACGTGTCATTAAAAATACCCCTCGCGTTTTTTCTGTTCCATGGAGCCGGCCTGATCATGATCGATAAGCCGCCCCTGCCGCTCGGACGTTCGCGTCAGCAACATTTCGCGGATAATATCGGGCAGGGTAACCGCATCGGACTCCACCGCACCGGTCAGCGGGTAACAGCCCAGCGTGCGGAAGCGCACCCGCTTCATTTCTATTTTTTCATCCGGCTGTATCGGCATGCGATCGTCGTCGACCATGATCAGCGTGCCGCCGCGATTGATGACTGGACGTTCCTCGGCGAAATAAAGCGGGACGATAGGAATATTTTCCAGATAGATGTACTGCCAGATATCCAGCTCCGTCCAGTTGGAAAGCGGGAAAACCCGGATACTCTCGCCCTTGTTGATCTTGCCGTTGTACAGCGCCCAAAGCTCGGGGCGCTGGTTTTTCGGGTCCCAGCGGTGTTGCGGGTCACGGAACGAATAGACACGCTCCTTGGCGCGCGACTTTTCCTCATCGCGTCGCGCGCCGCCAAACGCCGCATCGAAGCGGTACAGATTGAGCGCCTGCTTGAGACCCTCGGTTTTCATGATATCGGTATACTTGCTGCTGCCGTGGGTTATCGGATTGATGCCCTGACGCACCCCTTCCTCGTTGACGTGCACCAGCAGATTCAACCCCAGTTCGCGCGCCCGCTGGTCGCGGAATGCAATCATGTCGCGGAACTTCCAGGTGGTATCGACATGCAGCAACGGGAACGGCAATCTGGCCGGATAAAACGCCTTGACAGCCAAATGCAGCAGTACCGCCGAATCCTTGCCGATCGAATAAAGCATCACCGGTCGTTCGAATTCCGCAGCCACCTCGCGGATGATATGAATACTTTCTATCTCCAGGCGTTTGAGATGAGTCAGTGTATCGTGATGAATTTCAGTATCGTCACTTGCGTGCAATGCATGACTCACTTGTTGTCTCCTGTATGAAAGTCACGTCCGGCTGTAACCGCGGCGACGTGTTTTTTGCGAATCAGAAAATCGCCGAAATGCTCGCCTTTGTGGCGTTGTTTGCCGTACTGTTCGATCAGCGGCGTTAATACGGCCACAATCTCGTCTTCGGTCAGGTTTTCCCGATACAGTTTATTGAGCCGTTCCCCGGCGAACCCCGCCCCCAAGTACAGGTTATAGCGTCCGAGCGACTTGCCGACCAGGCCGATTTCCCCCAGAAAAGGGCGCCCGCAACCGTTCGGACAACCGGTAACGCGCAGCGTGATCGCGTCTTCGCTCAAACCGTTGCGTTGTAGCACCGGTTCGAGCAGACTAAGCAGATCCGGTAGCCAGCGTTCACTTTCCGCCATCGCCAGACCACAGGTCGGCAGCGATACGCAGGAAATAGCATGACGGCGGATACCGCTCCAGTTGTCCGGCAGCGGTATCCTATGTTCGGCAAGCAGCGCTTCGATACGCGGTTTGTTGTCCGCGCTGACTCCGGCGACGGTCAGGTTTTGATTGGCGGTGAGACGGAAATCTCCCTGGTGTATCCGCGCGATTTCGCGCAATCCGACCAGCCAGGCAGTTTCCGGCGTATCCTTGATACGCCCGCTTAATATTCCCAGCGTCAGATGCCACAACCCCTGCTGACCCTGTACCCAGCCGAGCGGATCGCCGTTATGTTCGAAACGAAACGCTTGTGCGGGCTCCAGCTGAAAGCCCAAACGCGAGGTCAACTCGCGCAGAAACCAGTCGGTACCGCGGTCGTCCAGCGTATATTTGAAGCGCGCATGCTTGCGGTTGCTGCGGTCGCCGAAGTCGCGCTGTATGCTCAATATTTGCTCGGCTACCGTTAATACCTGATCGGAGCGGCAGAAACCAATCACGTCGGCGGTGCGCGGATAGGTTGCGACATCGCTGTGAGTCATGCCCATGCCTCCGCCGACGCTGACGTTGAAACCGGCTATTTTCCCGCGTTTGACTATGGCGATGAATCCCAGATCCTGCGCAAAGACGTCGATATCGTTATGCGGCGGCAATGCCAGACCGATTTTAAATTTGCGCGGCAAATAGGTCGCGCCGTACAGCGGCTCCTGTTCGGGCTGCGCATCGGCAACCGGTTTTTCATCGAGCCAGATTTCCTGAAAAGCGCGCGTTTTCGGCAGAAATTGCTCGCTCAGCAGCCGGCTCCAGTGGTGCAGCTCGGCATGCAATGACGAGAGACAGGGATTGTTGTGACTGACTACGTTACGGTTCACGTCGCCGCAGGCTGCTATACTGTCGAGCCCCGCCTGCGCGAGACCGGCGACCAAAGCTTTCAGATTGCGTTTATAAACCCCGTGGTACTGAAAAGTTTGCCGGGTGGTGATGCGTAGCGAGGGATAAGCGTAGCGGCGCGCCAGATCATCCAGAGCGAGCCATTGCTCAGGAGTGCAGATGCCGCCGGGCAGACGAAGACGCAGCAGAAACGAATAGAGCGGCTCCAGCTTCTGCTGTTGCCGCTCGTTGCGCAGATCACGGTCGTCCTGTTGATAGATGCCGTGAAACTTGAGCAGCTTGCCGCTGCCTGTACTGACCGCGCCGGTAACTGCATCGGCCAGATCGGCGGCAATGTCTCCGCGCAGAAAACGGCTGCGCGATTTCAGGTTTTCGTCTTCGCTCAACGCGTTTGCTGTTTTGACCGTCATTTGATACTTATTCATCCTTATAATTGCCCACGAAAAACACGAAAGGCGCGAAAACAAGCAAATACATAAATTTATCGCATACACACATAGCCGTACATCTTCAAAATTTTTCGTGTTTTTCGTGGACCAACTTCTTTACAGTTTAATAAACATCACGCTGGTAACGTTGAGCGCTTTGCAGCGCCTGCACGTAATCGACGGCATAAGCGCGGTCCTGCCCGCTTTCCCTCTCAACCACCCCAAGCAAGGCTTCGTGGACATCCGGAGCCATCTGTTTGGCGTCGCCGCATACATAAAAATGCGCGCCCTCCTCCAGCCAGGCGTAAAGTGCGCGGCTGTTTTCGCGCAGGCGATGCTGCACGTAGACTTTTTGATTGCCGTCGCGCGAAAAAGCCGCATCAAGATGCGTCAGCAAGCCGTTCTTGCGGTGTTCCAGCCATTCGCGCTGGTAGAGAAAGTCGGTATTGAAATTCCGATCTCCGAAAAACAGCCAGTTTTTTCCGCGCGATCCGCTGGATTCGCGTTCTTCCAGAAAGGCGCGGAACGGTGCGACGCCGGTTCCGGGCCCGACCATGATAATCGCCGTATCCGCGTCGTCCGGCAGACGGAACCCCGGATTTTCATGAACAAAAAACCGGATGAGGTTTCCTTCCGCACTGTCGGCCAGAAAAGTCGAGGCTACCCCATGGCGCAGCAGTCCGTGGCTTTCATAGCGCACCACGCCGACGGTAAGGTGTACCTCGTCCGGATTGGCGTTAATACTGGAGGCAATCGAATATAAACGCGGCTGGAGCTTACGCAGCAGCGCGACAAACTGACTCGCGGTAATGCCGTTGAGCGGATAGCGGCGCACGATATCGATAATTTCGCGTCCATTAAGAAAATCACGCAGCGCATCGCGCTGATTTTCATCCAATAAGCTTCTCAGTTCGTGTGCATCCGCCAGCGCCGCGTATTTCTCCAGAAAAGGGCGGCTCAGCGTGGTAATCTCGTAATCCTGCAGCAGAGCGCGCTCCAGCCCGGCTTCGCCGCCGCTTGCTGACGGCACCGGCGCGGACGGATCGAGTTGCAGAGCGCCAATCAGATCATTTACACGATCCTGGCGGTTGGCGGGTACGACACCGAGAGCATCCCCCGGCGCGAAACGCAAGCCGGAACCTTCGATCGATAGCGCAATGTGACGTACATCCTTGCTCGAACCGCGCCCGGTCAGACGCTGATTTTCCAGCAACGCTGCCTGGAGTGGTTGCTTTTTCGAATATGCGCCTGCTTCCGTCTGCACCGCTATAGCCTCGGTCGCCGCTACTTTTCCCGATTGCGGCAGTTTCGCCGCTATCTCATCAATCCACCCGGCAGCGGTATCTTCGAAATCGACATCGCAATCCACGCAGGCGTGCAGGCGCGACGCTCCCAGGTCTTCCAAGCGAAGGTCGATATCATGACCGGTCTTACAAAAGTATTCGTAACTGCTGTCCCCCAGCGCCAATACCGCATAGTGCAACTCCGGCAGCTTAGGGGCCTTGGCGCTGTGCAGATAATCGTAAAAAGCGCGCGCGTTATCGGGCGGTTCGCCTTCGCCATAAGTGCTGACCGCAATCAGCAGCACATGATCCCGCTTGAGCTGGGCGCTTTTATAACTCGCCATGCTTTCCAGCCGCGCCGCCGTGTAGCCGAGCTCCTGCAACCGTGTATGGAAGGTCTTGGCAAGTTTATCGGCATTTCCGGTCTGCGAGCCGGAAAGTACAGTGATGACCCGTACGCTCGACGGCTCCTGAACCGCCACGGTTGAGGATTGTACACGCGCGTTTGCGTGACCGGCCAGATAACCGCTGATCCAAAGCAGTTGCGGAGAAGAAAGTTCGTCCGTGAGTTTATTGAGGCTGTCCCATTGCTGGGAGGACAAAGGTGTGCTGAGTTTGTTCACTGAATAGATTCTCTCGTCAGTCTTGAAAGCGCCGTCAAACGGGAGTCAGACGGCGTATCGCGGAAACCCGCTCGCACAATGCCTGCCTGCAAAGGCCGGATCAAAGCGTCACAGTCCGGTATGGATGATACAGGGAGCCATTGTCTTTAAAAAATCTGAAATGTTATTTGTTTATTACCAATAGAAATATCAGACACCCCCATATTGCGATCAAATCCAGGTTGAACGATAAATAGCAAAATCGACCGATGACGGGGCTGCCACATCCCCATTGCTGCTCAGAAAGCAGTACATCAGCAACATTGCTTTCTGTGGCGCATAGCTACGGCGTATTCGACTATTAAACACCGACAAACCAATAAAGCATATCGTGGCATGCTATGTGCTTGACATGATACATGCACAACTCTTTAGTTCGTTCAGGCCTTTTTTTAGGAAGGGGAAGTTTGGTATCGGCGCAGAGAGCTTCCAAAGCCTGTCCAGAGCGAAGCCGAAAGGACGAACTTGCAGCGTGTTTCAACTGGCTTGCCTCAACCCGACTGCTTCGGCCATGAGTCTAAAGCACGCACTGAATAGATACAGTGACGCAACATAAGCTTCCGATGAAAACTTTGTATTCGCGATCGGCCTTTCGCATCCTTTAAGCCCGATCCCACGGGGATAGCCAACGGTAACCGAATAGATAATACCATCGACCCTTTCCAATTTTAATCGAGACGAAACATGTCAGAAACACGCACCCCGGAATATCCGGCCATTAATCCGTTCTACAACTCCCGGCCATGAACACAAAGTGGCTTAACACCTGTGCGCTGGTCCTGGTGGTGGTGGCAGTTGCGCTGGTAGGATTTAAAAACATTAAACGCGATAAGGGGCATCCGCTGCTCAATGTTTCCTACGACCCGACACGGGAGCTCTACACGGAAATCAACACCAGATTCATCCCCAAATACGAGGATGAAACCGGCGACTGGGTAGGAGTCGAGCAATCCCACGGCGGCTCGGCGCGTCAAGCACGAGCCGTAGCCGCTGGTTTAGCTGCTGATGTCGTAACGCTGGCGCTTCCGTCCGATATAGATGTTCTGGTCAAACACGGACTCGTCGCTCAGGACTGGCAAAAACGCTTTCCGAACCATTCGCAGCCTTACTCGTCCACCATTGTTTTTGTGGTGAGAAAAAACAACCCGAAGCACATCAAGGACTGGCCGGATTTGATCGGAGCGGATGTCAACGTTATCACTCCGGACCCGAAATCTTCAGGCAATGGCAAACTCAGCCTGCTGGCTGCCTGGGGATCGGTGATCAAACGCGGCGGCAGCGAAAATCAGGCCCGCGATTTTATTGAGCAGCTTTACAAGCATGTGCCGGTACTGGGACAGGGTGCGCGCGATTCTACCACTACATTTGTACTGGCAGGCGTGGGCGACGTACACCTGACCTGGGAAAATGAAGCGTTACGCGAAGTGAAGGAATCCAGGGGCGAGCTGGAAGTCGTCTACCCGCCGCTTAGTATCCGAGCCGAACCGAGCGTCACATGGGTCGATAGCTATGTGGAGCAGCACCAGTCCGCTTCCGCAGCCAAGGCTTATTTAAGCTATCTTTACACCGATCAGGCCCAGGAGATGTTTGCCAGGCATGGCTACCGGCCGATCAACGAAAAAATTCTGCAGGAGAACCGGAATCAACTGCCGGAAATCGCGCTATTTCCGGTAACGCTGATCGCCAGGGACTGGAACGATGCCCACACAAAATTTTTCGGTGACAACGGGATATTCGATATCATCCGCCGGCCCGTCGCCGGATCTCGCTCAGCGAATACTCAACCTCTATCGGCCAATGCCCCATGAAGACTTCTATATTTTTTCGTTTTAACTACTATAGCTGGGACGTTGCGCGCCGCGACTTGGTTGCCGGCGCCACGGTTGCCGCGATTGCGATTCCGCAGGCAATGGCTTATGCGCTTATAGCCGGAGTCGATCCGCGTTTCGGTCTTTACTCTGCAATCGTGGTAACGTTGATTGCTTCCGTATTCGGGTCGTCCTCCCATTTGATCAACGGGCCGACCAATGCCATTTCATTGCTGGTTTTTGGGACATTGGCCGCTTTCGACGAGCGCTTTGAAACTTATCAAGCGCTGTTTCTGCTGGCGATTCTGGTCGGCATCATCCAGACCCTGATTGCGGTATTCAAGCTCGGCGATCTGACGCGCTATGTCTCCGAATCGGTCATACTGGGTTTCATGGCCGGAGCCGGCGTGCTGGTGGGTTTGGGTCAGGTCGGTAATTTCCTGGGTGTCGCAAAGAAGGGCAGCGCTGACCAATCCGTGCTGGTGCAATTATGGGAAACTCTCACCAAGGGCGGAGCGTTTAATCCGCGTGCTATCGGTCTTGGTATCGGAACCATCGTTCTGGTGCTGCTTTTGCGCCGACTGATCAACCGCTACAAGCTTCCGCAAATGGACATGCTGCTGGCGTTAATCGCAGCTACCGTGATCGCAGCTATCTTCCAATGGTCTGCGCCGGGAACGGACGGCAAAACAATAGTGGCCGTCGTCGGTAAAGTCCCTGCTGCGTTGCCTTCATTTCATGTTCCGGAAATTGATTTCAACTGGATAAGCAAATTACTCAGCGGCGCCATTGCCATTTCATTTCTCGGGCTGCTGGAAGCGCTGGCCGTCGCGAAATCAATTGCGACCTATACCCGCCAGTCTCTCGATTATAATCGCCAGTGTCTTGCCGAAGGCGTCGCCAATCTTGTCGGCGGCTTCTTCCAAAGCCTCCCCGGCTCCGGCTCGCTGACGCGATCGTCCATAAATTACCAAGCCGGCGGTATCACCCGTATGTCCGGCGTCTATTCGGGGCTGATCGTAGCCGTCGTAGTTCTGCTGTTTGGACCTTATGCGCGTTTTATCCCAAAATCCGCACTGGCCGGCCTGCTTTTCATCACTGCAGCCCGATTGATCGACTGGAAACGGTTGGGCTATGCATTGCGCGCATCCTGGTTCGATGCCGCGCTGGTGCTGGTGACGGCTTTTTCGGCGATCTTCATCAGCGTCGATGAGTCGATCCTGATCGGCGTGGCTATTTCGATTTTGCTTTATCTTCCTCGCGCTACCAAGCTGACGATACGTGAGCTTGCGGTAACGCCTGAACGGGTTGTTCGCGAACGCCTGCCACAGGATGCGCAGGCCGATGCCGTGCTTATCTACGATCTGGAGGGTGATCTGTTTTTCGGGGCCGCGCCGGAGCTTGATCATTACCTTGATGACATTAAACATAAAAGCATGCAATCCGGCATCAGGTACGTCGTTCTACGCTTAAGGCGCACCCGTAATCCCGATGTGGTGGCGATTGAGCATTTAGAGCGCTTTTTACACGACGCAGAAAAACTCGGCATCACCGTGCTGTTGGCAGGAGTACGTCCCGATCTGGCAAAAATCCTGCACAACGCCGGATTCATGCGCTGGCTATCTGCAGATCGCATCTTTTTTGAGGAGGATGAACGGTACTCGGCTACCATTCTTGCCGTGCGGCACGCCTACAAACTGCTGGGCCGAAGAACCGATATGCGCGGAGAGGAAGCAGAATCATGGTATTACCTGATTTAGAGACGAAGTGTGTATATATGTATATGCTTGGCTTGCGCCGCCTGAAGCGTAGCGCGGAAGGCCTAACCCTAACCTAACCGGTCATGGCGCAAGCGTCGTCCCCTATCATGCAAACGCATGCGCCACCACGCCAGGCTTCCCCTCACCCAGCCTCTCCCAGCGGGCATGAGCATCTACAAATCTCCCATCGCCTTTCCTGGAATTTCAAACCTTCGAGGAAAAGCAAAGTCGGCGAAGGCTTGCAATTCCTCAATGGAATATTCATTCAAGACGCCCCCATAGGCTGAAGCTCTTGAACAGACCATCCAGCAAAGCGGGCGCGGTGACCGGGCGCGTTCGCTTCATTTGCCGTCCCGATAAACGCACCAAAAACTCCCGCGTGCGCACCGTCTGTTCAACGGTTTCCCGCATCGGCCGCCAAGCCAGTACGCACGCCTGCGTGGCAATGAGGACGCACTTGAATAACGCCGGTCCGCTTTCCTGTTCCAGCATTCCAACTGATGCCCCGCTGCCTTGAGCAGTTTGAAGAACGATTCTATCTGCCGGCGATAGTTGTACCACAAGGCAATCCGCTCTGCCGGAACAGATAACTCCACGTTGGTCGGCAGATACCATTCCGCTAGGCGTCGCATTCTATCTCCACGTTTTGGTGAGACAACGCCGGCAACGGCCTCGCCAAACTCAAGAGTGTTACTTGTTTATTTGACGGAAACCGCCACAATGCCTGCGCATGCGAAGCACGGCGCGTACCGGCAAACAGCGCTTTCATGCCCGCTGCCGCGGCTCATGCGTGCAATTGCCATGCGCGCTGACCAGGTTTTCGTACCGTCTCTTCAGCCGAGGTTCAAACTTGAAAAAATCTGATGCATACTACATTCATCGCAATTTATCCGACTTGTGTAGATACCTATGCCCAAGACAGAAAGGAGAGCCGGTGTTCGCTTCGCGATTTGCACGGTAACGATAAGCCATGAAAAACGCTAGTGTAGAATATGGGGTTACTGCCTACCAACCAGCAATTGGCGAGAGATTATGGACATATTGGCAGCATACTCTGAATTACCCGGCATGCCTGTCTTGTTTAGACAAGAAATTAATATATGTTAAGGTTTCAAACCGATAATTGGCATGGACGTAAAAATGAACTGCGAAAATAAACCGGTACGGTTTTGTGCCGCACCGGTTTTTTTAAACAGACTGCATCAACCCTGCAGGTTGAGGCCGCCCCCGCTGATTTTCAGCAGGGCGGAAACGAGTGCATCCACCTCTTCACGCGTGTTGTATAGCGCCAGCGAGGGGCGCACCGTGGTTTCCAGGCCAAAGCGCCGCAGGATAGGCTGTGCGCAGTGATGGCCTGAACGCACCGCTATTCCGGCGCGATTGAGTTCCGCGCCGATATCCTCCGTCCGGTATCCTTTCAGGATGAAGGACAGCACGCTCGCCTTGTCCGGCGCTGTGCCTATCAGCGTCAAACCCGGTACGGTATTGAGCCCCTGCGTGGCGTAAACCAGCAATTCATGCTCGTAACCTCCGGCATTTTCCACGCCTATTTTTTGCAGATATTCCAACGCGGCGCCCAGCCCGACGGCATCGGCTATGTTGCCGGTCCCGGCTTCGAAACGGTTGGGCGGATGCTGATAACGCGTCTGTTCGAAGGTGACGTCTTCGATCATGTTGCCGCCGCCCTGCCAGGGCTGAGTCGCTTCCAGCAACTCGGCCTTGCCGTAAACGGCGCCAATACCGGTCGGTCCGAACACTTTGTGTCCGGAGAATACAAACCAGTCACAGTCCAGCGCTTGCACGTCGGTAGCCATGTGAGCGACGGATTGCGCGCCGTCCACCAGTACGCGCGCACCGTAACGATGCGCCATTTCGACCATGTTCTTCGCCGGGGTCACCGTTCCCAGGGCGTTGGATACCTGGGTAAAGGACACCAGCCGGGTGCGCGGCCCGAGCAGGCGTTCGTATGCTTCGAGTATGACCTGACCGTTGTCGTCGACCGGGACTACACGCAAAATCGCTCCGGTTTCGGCACATAATTGCTGCCACGGTACGATGTTGGCGTGATGCTCCAGCCAGGTAATCACGATTTCGTCGTCCTTGACGAGATTCTGCCTGCCCCAGCTTTTGGCTATCAGGTTGATGCCTTCCGTGGTGCCGCGTACGAAGATGACCTCATCCGCGGAGCCGGCATTGATAAAGCTCCTGACTGTTTCCCGTGCGCCTTCGTAGGCGTCGGTCGCCCTTGCCGCCAGTTCATGCGCGGCGCGGTGGATGTTGGAGTTCTCATGCTGGTAGAAGTATGAGAGCCGGTCTATTACCACCTGCGGCTTTTGCGTGGTTGCCGCGTTGTCGAACCAGATCAGCGGCTTGCCGTTGACGCGCTCCTGCAGGATCGGGAAGTCGCGGCGCACGGCGTACACGTCGAAAGGCGGATGCGCCGACCCCGCAATCGGTCCATAAGCATCCCTGCCCTGCGGACTGAGTTGATCGACAAAGTAGAACGCCGCCGGAGACGCCGGCTGCGCCGGCGCTGAATACGGCAGCGCATACCCTGCCGGCGCCGGCGAAGTTAAATCCAGACCATGCAACGGATCGTTCCATTCCACGCCCGGCACGTCGAATCCGACGGGAACGATAATTGCGGCCGGCTCCGCTTTGGCCGGCAGCGCCTGCGCGAACGGTGCGCCGCTTACTTCGACACCGCTGGGACGACCGAGCTGCGCATGCTCGGCCATGCTGCCTTCGCTGCCGGGAACCTGGGAAAACAGCTGATTGGCCAGTTTCGCCAGTTCTTCGACGGAAGGAAGTCCAGCCGGTATGGCGTGGGTCAATGCGTCTATGCCGACATTACTTGTATTCATGATATTGGCCTACATCGACATTCTCGAGTACGGCAATAGCATCTTCAGTAAGCACTGCAAGCGAGCAATACAGCGAGATCAGGTAGGACGCGATCGCTTTGTGGTTGATCCCCATGAAACGCACCGACAGTCCGAGGCTTTGCTGACCCGGCAGGTTGGGCTGGTACAGGCCCACTACGCCCTGGCGGCTTTCGCCGGTGCGCAGCAACAGAATGTTGGTTTTGCCGTTGGTGACCGCCAGTTTGTTGCTTGGAATCAGCGGGATGCCTCTCCAGGTGACGAACTGCGAACCGAACAGGCTGACGGTGGGAGGCGGTACGCCGCGCCAGGTGCATTCGCGGCCGAAGGCGGCGATAGCCGATGGATGCGCCAGGAAGAACGCGGGCTCTTTCCAGACCAGGGACAGCAGTTCGTCCAGATCGTCCGGGGTCGGTGAGCCGGCGCGGGAGCTTATACGCTGGGCGGCTGCGATATTGTTCAGCAGGCCGTATTCCTTGTTGTTGATCAGCTCGCTTTCCTGACGTTCCTTGATGGTTTCGATGGTCAGGCGCAACTGTTCCTGGATCTGGTTGTGCGGCACGCTGTAGAGGTCGGACACCCGCGTATGCACATCCAGCACCGTGTTGACGGCGCTCAACATGTACTCGCGGCCCCATTCTTCGTAATCGACAAAGGTATTGGGCAGTTCACGCTCGTCGCGCCCGGAGCAATCCACCGTGACCCTGCTTTCGTTCTTGACCCGGTTGACGCGATAGATGCCCGCTTCAACAGGCACCCAGTGCATTAAATGAGTCAGCCAGCGCGGGGTTATCGCGGCATATTGGGGAACGGTCTTGGTGGCGTTCGCCAGGGTGCGCGCGGCAACATCGCCCAACGCGGTTTGGATCTCGTGTTTGTCAGTCATCTGTTATCCGTGTCTTCCTTATTGATTTAAAAGTCTCACACTCACGAGCTGGATATGCCTTACCATCTAACTCTAGATGCCAGCTCCCCCATCAAAGAGTTCATGTCTGACCTGCGCCTGACTGATGTTGCTGCATGGCGGCACACTCCGCGTCAACCAGACATTGCCGCCTATAACCGAACCGCGTCCGATGGTCACACGCCCCAGTATGGTTGCGCCTGCGTACACTACCACGTCATCCTCTACTATAGGATGACGTGCATTACCTTTGATCAAATTGCCGTTTTCGTCGGTCGGGAAGCGCTTGGCTCCAAGCGTCACCGCCTGATACAGGCGCACCCGATTGCCGATGATGGCGGTCTCGCCGATCACCACGCCGGTGCCGTGATCGATAAAGAAGCTCTCACCGATGCTGGCTCCCGGATGAATGTCGATTCCTGTTACCGAATGCGCAATTTCAGAGATCATGCGCGCTATCAAACGCGCGCCCTGCGAAAACAGCACATGCGCCAGACGGTAATGAATGTTTGCGACGATTCCCGGATAGCAAACCAGCACCTCATCGACGCTTTGCGCCGCCGGATCGCCCTGGTAAGCCGCTTCTATATCGCTTTCCAGCAGAACACGAATGGCCGGCAGCTCTTGTGCAAAATTCACCGCGATTTCCGCAGCCCGATCGCGTACCGCCGGTAAATTCGTCTCTACCTTGGATGAAAACAACAACTCGCGCTGCAATTGCAGCAGTAACTTGCGCAACGCGACGTCCAGCGTATGCCCGACGAAATAATCTACCCCGCCCTTCGCCAAGTCGGGCGACACCAGCCGGTTGGGAAACAGCGCGGCCGTCAACCCCTCGACTATCTCTTGCAACGCCTTACGCGACGGGAGCTTGGGAGGGTTGCTCAGACGCTGGCGTCCTTCCAGCGATTGTTCGCGAATATCCCGCAATGCTGTTACGATCTCATCAACATTCCACCCCCCCCCATCAAGCAGCTCGGCATGGACAAAATGCTGCAGTTCGCTCAGACTCATACAGCAAGACCCTGCTCGTTAAACACGCCATCGAACAAGACCGAACTCAAATAGCGCTCGCCGGAATCAGGCAGGATTACCACCAGGGTTTTACCCTGATGCTCCGGTCTCCGGGCTAGCCGCACCGCAGCCGCAACCGCCGCGCCGCTGGAGATTCCCGATAAAATGCCTTCTTCATGCGCAAGACGTTTGGCATAGAGAACCGCATCCTCATTGGTAACCTGCTCGACCTGGTCGATCAGGGATAAATCAAGCACCTCCGGCACAAAACCGGCGCCGATCCCCTGGATCTTGTGGGGGCCGGGCTTCAGCGCGTCGCCCAGACGCTTTTGCGTCAAAACCGGGCTTGCCGCCGGCTCTACCGCAACCGACAGAATGGCTTTGCCCTGAGTATTCTTGATGTAGCGGCTGACGCCGGTGATCGTACCGCCGGTGCCGACGCCGGAAACCAGAATATCGATGCCGCCATCCGTATCATTCCAGATTTCCGGCCCGGTGGTTTTTTCATGGATGGCCGGATTGGCCGGATTTTTGAACTGCTGCAGCAGCACGTAGCTCTCTGGATCGGAAGCCGCAATCTCTTCAGCTTTCGCAATTGCGCCTGACATGCCTTTGGCCCCTTCGGTCAATACCAGCTTGGCGCCATAGGCGACCAGCAGTTTACGCCGTT of Candidatus Methylospira mobilis contains these proteins:
- a CDS encoding SulP family inorganic anion transporter; the protein is MKTSIFFRFNYYSWDVARRDLVAGATVAAIAIPQAMAYALIAGVDPRFGLYSAIVVTLIASVFGSSSHLINGPTNAISLLVFGTLAAFDERFETYQALFLLAILVGIIQTLIAVFKLGDLTRYVSESVILGFMAGAGVLVGLGQVGNFLGVAKKGSADQSVLVQLWETLTKGGAFNPRAIGLGIGTIVLVLLLRRLINRYKLPQMDMLLALIAATVIAAIFQWSAPGTDGKTIVAVVGKVPAALPSFHVPEIDFNWISKLLSGAIAISFLGLLEALAVAKSIATYTRQSLDYNRQCLAEGVANLVGGFFQSLPGSGSLTRSSINYQAGGITRMSGVYSGLIVAVVVLLFGPYARFIPKSALAGLLFITAARLIDWKRLGYALRASWFDAALVLVTAFSAIFISVDESILIGVAISILLYLPRATKLTIRELAVTPERVVRERLPQDAQADAVLIYDLEGDLFFGAAPELDHYLDDIKHKSMQSGIRYVVLRLRRTRNPDVVAIEHLERFLHDAEKLGITVLLAGVRPDLAKILHNAGFMRWLSADRIFFEEDERYSATILAVRHAYKLLGRRTDMRGEEAESWYYLI
- a CDS encoding family 2A encapsulin nanocompartment cargo protein cysteine desulfurase; protein product: MNTSNVGIDALTHAIPAGLPSVEELAKLANQLFSQVPGSEGSMAEHAQLGRPSGVEVSGAPFAQALPAKAEPAAIIVPVGFDVPGVEWNDPLHGLDLTSPAPAGYALPYSAPAQPASPAAFYFVDQLSPQGRDAYGPIAGSAHPPFDVYAVRRDFPILQERVNGKPLIWFDNAATTQKPQVVIDRLSYFYQHENSNIHRAAHELAARATDAYEGARETVRSFINAGSADEVIFVRGTTEGINLIAKSWGRQNLVKDDEIVITWLEHHANIVPWQQLCAETGAILRVVPVDDNGQVILEAYERLLGPRTRLVSFTQVSNALGTVTPAKNMVEMAHRYGARVLVDGAQSVAHMATDVQALDCDWFVFSGHKVFGPTGIGAVYGKAELLEATQPWQGGGNMIEDVTFEQTRYQHPPNRFEAGTGNIADAVGLGAALEYLQKIGVENAGGYEHELLVYATQGLNTVPGLTLIGTAPDKASVLSFILKGYRTEDIGAELNRAGIAVRSGHHCAQPILRRFGLETTVRPSLALYNTREEVDALVSALLKISGGGLNLQG
- a CDS encoding family 2A encapsulin nanocompartment shell protein — protein: MTDKHEIQTALGDVAARTLANATKTVPQYAAITPRWLTHLMHWVPVEAGIYRVNRVKNESRVTVDCSGRDERELPNTFVDYEEWGREYMLSAVNTVLDVHTRVSDLYSVPHNQIQEQLRLTIETIKERQESELINNKEYGLLNNIAAAQRISSRAGSPTPDDLDELLSLVWKEPAFFLAHPSAIAAFGRECTWRGVPPPTVSLFGSQFVTWRGIPLIPSNKLAVTNGKTNILLLRTGESRQGVVGLYQPNLPGQQSLGLSVRFMGINHKAIASYLISLYCSLAVLTEDAIAVLENVDVGQYHEYK
- the epsC gene encoding serine O-acetyltransferase EpsC, with translation MSLSELQHFVHAELLDGGGWNVDEIVTALRDIREQSLEGRQRLSNPPKLPSRKALQEIVEGLTAALFPNRLVSPDLAKGGVDYFVGHTLDVALRKLLLQLQRELLFSSKVETNLPAVRDRAAEIAVNFAQELPAIRVLLESDIEAAYQGDPAAQSVDEVLVCYPGIVANIHYRLAHVLFSQGARLIARMISEIAHSVTGIDIHPGASIGESFFIDHGTGVVIGETAIIGNRVRLYQAVTLGAKRFPTDENGNLIKGNARHPIVEDDVVVYAGATILGRVTIGRGSVIGGNVWLTRSVPPCSNISQAQVRHELFDGGAGI